One window of the Bacillus sp. 2205SS5-2 genome contains the following:
- a CDS encoding thioredoxin family protein, with product MEKIIDLKVLHNRIAAENLALLYISKQNCSVCHALLPQVEILLEKYPFIQSMQVDAEEVPAIAGTYSIFTVPVVIFFVNGKEMFREARFVPMEELKKQIDKLVTLIIDQ from the coding sequence GAAAATAATAGATTTAAAAGTCCTTCATAACAGGATTGCAGCGGAAAATTTGGCGTTACTATACATTTCAAAACAGAATTGTTCAGTTTGTCATGCCTTGTTGCCTCAAGTGGAAATACTGTTAGAGAAATATCCTTTCATTCAATCTATGCAAGTAGACGCGGAAGAGGTGCCGGCAATTGCAGGGACATACTCCATATTTACCGTGCCGGTTGTGATTTTTTTTGTGAATGGAAAAGAAATGTTCCGTGAAGCACGATTTGTTCCAATGGAAGAACTAAAGAAACAAATCGATAAGTTAGTTACGTTAATAATTGATCAGTGA